A window of the Hordeum vulgare subsp. vulgare chromosome 5H, MorexV3_pseudomolecules_assembly, whole genome shotgun sequence genome harbors these coding sequences:
- the LOC123394924 gene encoding delta(8)-fatty-acid desaturase 2, giving the protein MARTGLADATAPDADAMPAATKDAADVRMISTKELQAHAAADDLWISISGDVYDVTPWLRYHPGGEVPLITLAGQDATDAFMAYHPPSVRPLLRRFFVGRLSDYTVPPASADFRRLLAQLSSAGLFERVGHTPKFLLVAMSVLFCVALYCVLACSSTGAHMFAGGLIGFIWIQSGWIGHDSGHHQITSHPALNRLLQVVSGNCLTGLGIAWWKFNHNTHHISCNSLDHDPDLQHLPLFAVSTKLFNNLWSVCYERTLAFDAISKFFVSYQHWTFYPVMGFARINLLVQSIVFLITQKKVRQRWLEIAGVAAFWVWYPLLVSCLPNWWERVAFVLASFVITGIQHVQFCLNHFSSAVYVGPPKGNDWFERQTAGTLDIKCSPWMDWFHGGLQFQVEHHLFPRLPRCHYRMVAPIVRDLCKKHGLSYGAATFWEANVMTWKTLRAAALQARDATTGSAPKNLVWEALNTHG; this is encoded by the coding sequence ATGGCCCGCACGGGCCTCGCGGACGCTACGGCGCCGGACGCCGACGCAATGCCGGCCGCCACCAAGGACGCCGCCGACGTGCGCATGATCTCCACCAAGGAGCTGCAGGCGCACGCCGCCGCGGACGACCTCTGGATCTCCATCTCCGGGGACGTCTACGACGTCACGCCGTGGCTGCGCTACCACCCGGGCGGCGAGGTCCCGCTCATCACCCTCGCCGGCCAGGACGCCACCGACGCCTTCATGGCCTACCACCCGCCCTCCGTGCGCCCGCTCCTCCGCCGCTTCTTCGTCGGCCGCCTCTCCGACTACACCGTCCCCCCCGCCTCCGCCGActtccgccgcctcctcgcgcagcTCTCATCCGCGGGCCTCTTCGAGCGCGTCGGCCACACCCCCAAGTTCCTGCTCGTCGCAATGTCGGTGCTCTTCTGCGTCGCCCTCTACTGCGTCCTCGCCTGTTCCAGCACCGGGGCCCACATGTTCGCCGGCGGCCTCATTGGCTTCATCTGGATCCAGTCGGGCTGGATTGGCCATGACTCCGGCCACCACCAGATCACCAGTCACCCCGCGCTCAACCGCCTCCTGCAGGTGGTCTCCGGGAACTGCCTCACCGGCCTCGGCATCGCCTGGTGGAAGTTCAACCACAACACACACCACATCTCCTGCAACAGCCTCGACCATGACCCGGACCTCCAGCACTTGCCGCTCTTCGCGGTTTCCACCAAGCTCTTCAACAACCTTTGGTCAGTCTGCTACGAGCGCACCTTGGCGTTCGATGCCATATCCAAGTTCTTCGTCAGCTACCAGCACTGGACATTTTACCCGGTGATGGGATTTGCAAGGATAAATCTTCTAGTGCAGTCAATCGTGTTCCTCATCACACAAAAGAAGGTGCGGCAGCGTTGGCTGGAGATCGCCGGTGTGGCCGCGTTCTGGGTTTGGTACCCCTTGCTGGTGTCTTGCCTGCCGAATTGGTGGGAGAGGGTGGCTTTTGTGCTTGCAAGCTTTGTGATCACGGGGATTCAGCATGTGCAGTTCTGCCTCAACCACTTCTCATCAGCAGTTTATGTCGGGCCACCAAAGGGGAACGACTGGTTTGAGAGGCAAACCGCGGGCACACTTGATATCAAGTGCTCCCCGTGGATGGATTGGTTCCATGGTGGTCTGCAGTTCCAGGTTGAACACCATTTGTTTCCCCGCCTGCCTCGGTGCCACTATAGGATGGTCGCGCCGATTGTGCGCGACCTTTGCAAGAAGCACGGGCTGTCTTATGGTGCTGCCACATTCTGGGAGGCAAATGTAATGACATGGAAGACGCTAAGGGCTGCAGCATTGCAGGCCAGGGACGCCACTACTGGATCTGCGCCCAAGAATCTGGTCTGGGAAGCTTTGAACACCCATGGATGA